The DNA segment ACACTGTCTGCACTCAACCACGCACCAAATCACCCATAAGTTCCCTATGGGCGGACAGATTGGCCGGTAGCCGAACCGTCCAGCGGGTGGGCTTACTCGTAGACGTGCGGGGCGAGGGTGCCGATGAAGTCAAGGTTGCGGTACTTTTCGGCGAAGTCCAGGCCGTACCCGACCACGAACTCGTTAGGAATGTTGTAGCCAACATACTTCACGTCAATGCTGACCTTCGCGGCCTCGGGTTTCCGCAGCAGCGTGCAGATTTCCACTGAGGCCGGGCCCCGCGACTGAAGGTTGGATTTCAACCAGGACAGGGTCAGACCGGAGTCGATGATGTCTTCGACGATCAGCACGTGCTTGCCCATGAGGTCCGTCTCGAGGTCCTTGAGGATGCGGACCACCCCTGAGGATTGCGTGCCCGAGCCGTAGGAGGACACCGCCATCCAATCCATCGTCACGTGGGAGTGCAGCGCCCGCGCCAGGTCCGCCATCACCATGACAGCGCCCTTCAGGACGCCGACAATCAGAAGGTCACGGCCGGCGTAATCCTTGTCGATCTGGGCCGCCAACTCGGCAACGCGCTGCTGGATTTCCTCTTTCGTGTAGAGAACATGCTTAAGGTCGTCCTGGACGTCCTGTGAATCCACCAATTGCTCCTGAGGGTTTGGATGGGGCGGCGCCTGCGACTGAGGAGGGCGCGCGGTTGTTTCTAAAGACAAGACTGCCATAGCTTGGGTCCCCTTGGGGAACAGATTTCCCGCGCACCTGGCGGTGCACGCTGACAAAGCCACCCAGCTGCACCGGCCCGGCGGAGCCGCGTCGCTCGAGCAGCGTCTCCGCGGCTCGGATCCGCTCGAAACTGGGCTGTTCGCCGCCCAGCCGGACTGCGGCGAGGGCCAGGATCCGTTGCCGCAGGGACGCGGGAAGGGACCGCAGTGCATCCTCGGGAAGGAGGAGGTCGGCGCCGTCCCTCACCTGGAGCTGCTCGAAGCTTTCCAGGCTCAGCCGGTCCAGGTAGTCGGCGTCCTGAGCCAGGATCCGGGACGTCCGGTACAGCGCGCGTGCCACGCCGGGGCCCAACTGGTCTTCCAGATAGGGCAATACCTCGGTCCTGACCCGTGAGCGGGCGAAGAACGGATCGGAATTGGAAGGATCCTGCCAGGGTTCGAGCCCCTCGAACCGGCAAATCTCGACTGTCTCTTCTCTCAGGAGCCCCAGGAAGGGCCGGAGGTAGATGCCCCGCTGGGCAGGCATACCGGCGAGGGATCGGGTACCCGAACCGCGGGCCAGGCCCAGCAGTACCTGTTCCGCCTGGTCGTCGAGCGTGTGGCCGAGGAGCACCGCTAAGGCACCGGCCTCTTCTGCGGCGGTGTCGAGCGCCTCAAACCGGGCCGTCCGGGCCGCAGCCTCAGGGCCCATCCCGCGCTGGTCGACCGTGACCGCGCGGACGGTGACCGGGTCGAGTCCCAGACTGGTAAGTTTCCGCGCGGCCTCAACGGCAACGTCGGCGCTCTCCGGGTGGAGTCCGTGGTCCACCACCACCGCGCCCACCCGGTATTCGCCGGATTTCGCAAGGTGGGCGGCAACCGACGCGAGCGCCAACGAGTCGGGGCCGCCGCTGCAGGCCACGAGCACAAGCGATCCCGGGGGTGTGTTGCTGGCCTCCAGCGCGCGCCTCAGCAGGTTCCGCGCATTGGCCACCACCGGGCTGAGCCGGGGCCGCCTAATCACTGCCGCGCAGTCCCATCCGCTGAATCCACTTGTCGGGGGCGTGGATTTCCTCCTCGGTGGGAAGGTGGTCGGCGCTGGCCCACACACTGTTGAACCCTTCCATCCCCACCCGGTCGACGACCCGGCGCACAAACCTTGCCCCGTCGCTGTATTGACGCATTTTGGCATCGAGCCCCAGGAGCCGCCGCAGGAATTTTTCCAGCGGCCCGCGGGACTTCCCCCGGGCATTGAACCGGCGGCGGATGGTCTTGACGCTGGGGACAATGCTGGCGTCGACGGCGTCCATCACCACGTTCGCATGCCCCTCAAGAAGGCTCATGACGGCTGTGAGGTGGGACATCCTCGCCTTGTCCTGGGGGTCCTGGAGCAGGGAGAGTATTCTGTTGTCGTGCTCACCGGTTTTCGCCGGGCTGGCATCGGCCGATCCACCGGAGGCGGTCAGCCCCTTCGCGGCCTTCGCCAACCGCTCGGAGAGCCCATCCGCCTTGTCGAGGAGTCCCTCAGTCAGCTCGGAAATATGCGCGAGCATGTGGTCTTTCAGCCAGGGCGCGGCGGCGAACTGGACCCTGTGGGTCTGCTCATGCAGGCACACCCACAGGCGGAAGTCGGCTGGGTCAACGTTGAGCTCCCGCTCGATCGCAAGAATGTTCGGGGCCACCAGCATCAGGCGGCCGCCGGTGCCGTTCCTCGCGGGGCCGAAGGGATCGTACTGGCCGAGCACCTTGGATGAGAGGAACGCCAGGATGGCGCCGAACTGGGCCCCCGTGACTGTCCCACCCAGCGCTGCGCTGGCAGTAGTGAGCTGGTCCTTCCTGGTGCGTGCCAGGTGGTCCAGTGCCATCAGGGCCTGGAAGCTTTGGGTGTTGGCTTTGGCCCACGACGCCCTGTCAACGATCAGCAGGTCGGAGTCGCCCAGGTCCTTGGCCGCGTCAAGGCCGGTGATCTGGTGTACATACCCGATTGAAGCGTCTGCCGCTGCCCTCAGGTCCGCGACCACTGCCTCGATTTCCCGGGCGCTTACCTGCGGTCCCGCGGGGGTGAGCTTCGCTGCACTGGATGCCGCGAGATCCCAGTTGATCAGCTGTGGGGCTGGCTGTCGGACGGTGGATGAAAGGTTGCTCTCCATGGGGACCATTCGATCACACTAGTCTGTGAGGAAAGCGGCAGCTATCGGCAGCCGCACCCTGCCAGGGCGGCTGTCGCCCGGTCAATTGCCGCACGCGCCTCACCGGTGTTCCCCTCCAGTCCGCCGGCGAGGAACGAGAACACCAGCAGGCGACCTTCGGCGGTCACCACGTACCCGCTGAGCGCGGTCACCGCGTTCAAGGTCCCTGTCTTGGCGCGCACCAGCCCTGCTCCGGCCGCCGTCGGTGCATCCGGTTCATACCTCTCCTGCAGGGTGCCCGACAGCCCGGCGACCGGCAACCCGGACAGGACGGCAGTGAGGGCCGGATCACCGGAGACCGCCAAGGCCCGCAGGACCGCGGCGAGCTGGGCTGGGGAGACCTCGTTGCGTGGTGAAAGACCTGCGGCGTCGCTGACCACCAGTGACTCGGTGGGCACCGCCAGCTCGCCCAGCACCCGGTCGATGGTTTCGGTGGCCCCGCCAAAGGATGCGGGCTGCCCGCTGGCCCGTGCCGCCAGGCGGGCGAGGGTCTCGGCGAGATAGTTGTCGCTGGTCAGGAGCATGTGCTCCACCTGTTCGGCGATAGTTGCCGACTCAACGGCTGCCAGCTGCTCACCTCCCTCCGCTGGTGTCTGGGAACGGGTCACCTCCGCCGCGAACTCCAGCCCGGCGTCGCCACCGGCGAGCGCAAGGGCGTCGCGGAAGGCGGTCGCCCCCGCGAGAGCCGCATCCGGGGACCGCGTGCCCCCGGATGCGGACTCGTCGACCCAGGAGGAGTTGATGGCCAACGGGTAGATCGGAGCGATCTCCCCGGCGGCGATGTCACCGGGGAGCCAGCCGGCGTTGAGGGTGGGGCCGACGAACAGGGTGTCGTCGACGGTGATGGTGAAGGGCGAGTCGGCGGGGTCAAGAGTGGCGACGGTTTCCTCGGCGAGGGTCTGCAACCCCGCGTGGCCGACGACCGCGTCGGGGTTCGACGCCCGGGAGGTGAGGAGGACGTCCCCACCGGCCACCAACACCAGCTCGTTGGGCCGGTCTCCGGCGACCACAGCGGTGGTGAGCCGATGCTCCGGGTCGAGTGTACTCATCGTGGCAGCGGCGGTGAGCAGCTTCTGGTTTGATGCAGGCAGTTGGGGTTTGTCGGAGCCGCGCTCGAACAGGCTCTCTCCCGAGTCGGCGTCCATGACGATGGCCGAAATCTCGCCGGGGCCGTCGAGGACAAGCTCGGCGTCCAGCACAGCGGCCAGAAGTTCGTGGTCGGGTGCCGGTGCCGTGGGTTCCAGCGTGCCGACGACGGCGGGTGGAGTCAGCTCGGCCGGTGGCAGCTGGATTGCGGGAGTGGTGGGCGCGGGTGTGGGCTCGGGCTTTTCCAGCGCCCGCACCACCGTGGGCACGGCGGCGAAGCCCAGTGGCACGGCGAGGACCGCGAACACGGCAACCAGCAGCGCTGCAGTGATCATGCGCGCGCTACGCGCCATGAAAATCCCCAATCGGCGAGAGCAAAGAATTGGTTCGAGCCCACGGGATGCGTCCCAAACCTATATGTTTAAGACTAGACCGACGCGGCAGCCCCTGGGCCTCCCGCCGCGCGCTGCCCCAAGGATTCCACAGGAGTGTGCCATGAACCTCGACGTCACCATCGAGATCCCCAAAGGATCACGCGTCAAGTACGAAATCGATCACGACACGCACAGGTTGCGCCTGGACCGTGTCCTCTTCACCTCAATGCAGTACCCCACCCACTACGGCTACTTCGAGAACACCCTCGGTGAGGACGGCGATCCGCTGGACGCAATGGTGATGCTGCAGGATTTCGACCTGATTCCCGGCGTGCTGGTCGAGTCCCGCCCGATTGGCGTGTTCAACATGACCGACGACGGCGGCGGTGACGCCAAGGTGCTGTGTGTGCCCACCGACCCGCGCTTTGACCACATCAAGGATCTTTCGGATGTGTCGCCGTTCCTGCTCGATGAGATCAAGCACTTCTTCGAGCGGTACAAGGACCTGGAGCCCGGCAAATGGGTTGAGGCAGCCGACTGGGCCGACCGCGCTGCTGCCGAAGCCGAGGTGGAAGCCTCGCTGAAGCGGTTCCAGGATCTTGGGGAACAGCGGGAAGAGGACGAGCCTCAGGGCCGGGACGTCGACGCCGACGTCGAGAACGCAACTGCCACCCCACAGGGCCGCTAGCCCCATCAAAACAACCTTTTCCGGTTGATTAGAGCGTTTTAGAGCATGGCTTCAGGCATACTGAAGCCATGCTCTACGTTTTAACCATCAATCAGCGGGACTCCCGCGAGGTCGGAGACCTCGTCGCCGACCTGCTGCGTGGTCTGCGGAACGTCGAAACGGTGGTGCCCTTCCAGCGCTCCACCGGTGATGAACTGCAGGGCGTGGTGGACAGCGCCACGACAGCGGTTGACGTCGCCCTCACAGCCCTGCGCTACCGCCGGTGGCATGTGGGAATCGGCGTCGGGGGGCTGCACTCGCCGCTCCCGGAAAATATCCTTGAGGCGCAGGGGTATGGGCTGGTCTACGCCCGGCGCGCGGTGACCAGGGCGCAGAAGACCGGCGAGCGGATCCCGCTGGCCGTCGAGGGCCCCGACTCGAGCATTGCGGCGGAGGCAGAGGCAGTGCTCCGTCTGCTGGGTCAGATTGTGTTCACGCGGACCGACGCCGAGTGGAACGTCCTTGACCTGTTGACTCCCGGTGCCCGGGGGCAGCAGAAGCTGATCGCCGCCGAACTGGGCATCACCACGCAGGCCGTCAGCAAGGCGGTGGTCCGGTCGCACTGGGTGGAGGAGTGGGCCACCCGGCCCGCCGCCGCGAGGCTCCTCGATCTGTCCTACGGCCCGGCAGCGCTGCCGCCGGGGTCCCTTCCGTATGAGCTGGCTGCCGAGCGCTGACTGGTCCGCCCGTCCTGGGATGAACACGGTGGGTGCTAGAGGAGGCTGCGGAGTACCTTCGCTGCGCCGTCGTCGTACACGCTCGCCGTCACCTCGGTGGCCGCTGCCAGCACTTCGTCGGGCGACTGCCCCATCGCGACTGAGCGCGCGGCCCAGATAAACATTTCGATGTCGTTGCGTCCGTCGCCGATAGCCACGGTGTGCGCCGGGTCGATGTCCAGCCTGCGGCGCAACAGCTCGAGGGCACTGGCCTTGGTGACACCGGCCGCGGCAATGTCGAGCCAGGCCGTCCACCCCACCGAGTAGGTGACGCCGTGCAATCCGATGGCCTCGACAGCCTCACCGAACTGCTCGGCGGTGCTGTCGGTGCTGAACACCACCACCCGGACGGCTGCGGCGTCGAGCATGTCCTCGAAATCGACGGTGCGGGTTTCGGCGCCGAAGCTGGCGTCCTGGAACGGCTCGGTGGCGAGGAAGTTTCCGTCGTCGTCCTCGAGCGCATATTTGGCGGTCGGTAGCCGTTCACGGAGGGCGACGAGCGCGGGACGGGGGTCGAAGGTGACCCGGTCAAGAATCTCAAACCCCTCGGCAGTCCCGGAGTCGACGCGCAGCGTCACCCCGCCATTGGAGCACACGCTGTAGCCGCGCTCGATCCCGAGCTGCTCGATGATGGGCAAGGCTGCTCCCAGTGAGCGTCCCGTGGCAATGATGACCTCATGCCCGGCATGGACCACCGCCCGCGCGGCGTCCCGCACCTCGTCGGTCATGTGGCCGTCGTGGTCCACGAGCGTCCCGTCAATGTCCAGGGCGACAAGTTTCCGCTGGGGCTGCTGGTCCTCGATGCCGGCAGTACTGAAATTCTTCATTACTCAAGTGAACCAGATTCGCCGGGCAGCGAGGTAGGTGGGGTCAGGATGCGCGGAGCACCGGGAGGACCTCGAGCCCGCCCAGGTAGGGCCTCAGAGCCTCCGGTACGGTCACCGACCCATCGGCATTCTGGTGGTGCTCGAGGATGGCGACAATCCAGCGGGTGGTGGCAAGGGTGCCATTGAGTGTGGCGACCGCCCGGGTGCCCTTGTTGCCCTCCGGAAGCCGTTCCCTGATGTTCAGGCGGCGGGCCTGGAAGGTGGTGCAGTTGGAGGTGGAGGTCAGCTCCCGGTAGGCACCCTGGGTGGGGACCCACGCCTCGCAGTCGAACTTGCGGGCAGCTGACATGCCGAGGTCCCCCGCGGCCGTGTCGATGACCCGGTAGGGCAGCTCCACCTTCGCGAGCATTTCCTCTTCCCAGGCGAGCATCCGTGCGTGCTCCGCGTAGGACTCCTCCTCGGTGGTGTACGCGAACATCTCGACCTTGTTGAACTGGTGCACCCTGATAATGCCGCGGGTGTCCTTGCCATGTGAGCCGGCTTCACGCCGGTAGCAGGAGGACCAGCCGGCATAGCGGACCGGGCCGTCGGAGAGATCGATGATCTCGTCGGAGTGGTAGCCGGCCATTGCCACCTCGGAGGTACCCACGAGGTAAAGGTCGTCCTCCGCCAACCGGTAGATCTCGGCGTCGTGGGCGACGTCGAAACCGGTCCCCTGCATGATCTCCGGCCTGACCAGGGTGGGGGTGATCATCGGGACGAACCCGGCCGTGACCGCCTGATCCATGGCCATGTTGAGCAGCGCGAGTTCCAGCCGGGCTCCAACACCCTTGAGGAAGTAGAAACGGGAACCGGAAACTTTCGCTCCGCGCTCCATGTCGATCGCACCGATCAACTCACCGATCTCCAGGTGATCCCTGGGGGTGAATCCTTCCGTGTCAAAATCACGGGGGGTGCCGACGGTCTTGAGGACCTCGAAGTCCTCTTCGCCGCCGGCTGGGACGCCGTCCTGGATGGCGTTGGGCAGGCTGCGGAGGAGTGCGTCCTGTTCCTGCCTGGCCGAATCGGCCTGGGCTGCGGCCGCCTTCACCGATGCGGCGAGCTCCTTCACCTCGGCGAGCAACGCCTGCTTCTGCTCACCCTTGGCCTGGGCCACCCGTTTGCCGAACGCGTTCTGGTCAGCCCGCAGGGACTCGGCATGGGTGACCACTTCGCGACGGCGGGAGTCGGCCGCGATGATCGCATCCACCAGGGCTTCATCGGCGCGGCGGGCGCGCTGCGAGGTGCGGAATTTCTCGGGATTGTCGCGGAGTTCATTTACATCGATCACCCGCCAAGACTATCAATGGGCCGGGTCGGCTTTTGCCCGCGATACTTCTCCGGGGGATACGCTGAGGGGCAGCATGAAACTCCGCCTGATCCTCCTGATGACCCTGGCCCTGGCTGCGGCGGCTTCAGCAGTGAGCTGGCTGGGTGTCCGCCGCCTGCATTCCCCGAAGCATCCCACCCCTGCCGCTGCACCTCCCCTACCGGCACCGAACGGACCGCAGCGGGTGGCCCTGGTGTTGCACCCCGGGAAACTCAATGCCAGTGCTGCCCGCCGGCTGGTCGAAGCGGCCTGTTCCGACGCGGGGTGGGCCCCGCCCATGGTCCTTGAGACGACCGTGCTGGATCCGGGATACGGGCAGGCAAGCCTGGCGTTACGGGACGGGGCCGACGTCGTCATCGCGGCTGGCGGTGACGGGACTGTGCGAGCTGTTGCCCGGGCCATGGCCCACCAGGACGCGGTGCTCGGCATTGTTCCGCTGGGGACGGGGAACCTGCTCGCGCGGAACCTGGGGATCCCGGTCTCTGATATCGGGGCGAGCGTGCGCAACGCCCTGCATGGCACTAGCCGCCGGATCGACATGGGTCGGGTCGCGCTGCGCAATGACAGGACCGGGACGCATACCGACCACGTTTTTCTGGTGATGGGAGGCGTGGGGCTGGACGCGGTGGTGGTG comes from the Arthrobacter sp. CAN_C5 genome and includes:
- a CDS encoding zinc-dependent metalloprotease — encoded protein: MESNLSSTVRQPAPQLINWDLAASSAAKLTPAGPQVSAREIEAVVADLRAAADASIGYVHQITGLDAAKDLGDSDLLIVDRASWAKANTQSFQALMALDHLARTRKDQLTTASAALGGTVTGAQFGAILAFLSSKVLGQYDPFGPARNGTGGRLMLVAPNILAIERELNVDPADFRLWVCLHEQTHRVQFAAAPWLKDHMLAHISELTEGLLDKADGLSERLAKAAKGLTASGGSADASPAKTGEHDNRILSLLQDPQDKARMSHLTAVMSLLEGHANVVMDAVDASIVPSVKTIRRRFNARGKSRGPLEKFLRRLLGLDAKMRQYSDGARFVRRVVDRVGMEGFNSVWASADHLPTEEEIHAPDKWIQRMGLRGSD
- a CDS encoding diacylglycerol kinase family protein produces the protein MKLRLILLMTLALAAAASAVSWLGVRRLHSPKHPTPAAAPPLPAPNGPQRVALVLHPGKLNASAARRLVEAACSDAGWAPPMVLETTVLDPGYGQASLALRDGADVVIAAGGDGTVRAVARAMAHQDAVLGIVPLGTGNLLARNLGIPVSDIGASVRNALHGTSRRIDMGRVALRNDRTGTHTDHVFLVMGGVGLDAVVVAATKDDLKAKFGWLAYSEAGFRSLPGRRQRMLISLDGQPAQSRTVHSVLFANCGRLPGGIELIPDSTIDDGYLDVVVMSPRSILGWIWMGATIVLRPRKAIPVINYYQARRLTVTVPDPTQTQLDGDLSGAVTSLDVLIDPGALIVRSHPGLDRQRTRAVMRKVRG
- a CDS encoding inorganic diphosphatase → MNLDVTIEIPKGSRVKYEIDHDTHRLRLDRVLFTSMQYPTHYGYFENTLGEDGDPLDAMVMLQDFDLIPGVLVESRPIGVFNMTDDGGGDAKVLCVPTDPRFDHIKDLSDVSPFLLDEIKHFFERYKDLEPGKWVEAADWADRAAAEAEVEASLKRFQDLGEQREEDEPQGRDVDADVENATATPQGR
- the hpt gene encoding hypoxanthine phosphoribosyltransferase gives rise to the protein MDSQDVQDDLKHVLYTKEEIQQRVAELAAQIDKDYAGRDLLIVGVLKGAVMVMADLARALHSHVTMDWMAVSSYGSGTQSSGVVRILKDLETDLMGKHVLIVEDIIDSGLTLSWLKSNLQSRGPASVEICTLLRKPEAAKVSIDVKYVGYNIPNEFVVGYGLDFAEKYRNLDFIGTLAPHVYE
- the serS gene encoding serine--tRNA ligase, encoding MIDVNELRDNPEKFRTSQRARRADEALVDAIIAADSRRREVVTHAESLRADQNAFGKRVAQAKGEQKQALLAEVKELAASVKAAAAQADSARQEQDALLRSLPNAIQDGVPAGGEEDFEVLKTVGTPRDFDTEGFTPRDHLEIGELIGAIDMERGAKVSGSRFYFLKGVGARLELALLNMAMDQAVTAGFVPMITPTLVRPEIMQGTGFDVAHDAEIYRLAEDDLYLVGTSEVAMAGYHSDEIIDLSDGPVRYAGWSSCYRREAGSHGKDTRGIIRVHQFNKVEMFAYTTEEESYAEHARMLAWEEEMLAKVELPYRVIDTAAGDLGMSAARKFDCEAWVPTQGAYRELTSTSNCTTFQARRLNIRERLPEGNKGTRAVATLNGTLATTRWIVAILEHHQNADGSVTVPEALRPYLGGLEVLPVLRAS
- a CDS encoding HAD family hydrolase; protein product: MKNFSTAGIEDQQPQRKLVALDIDGTLVDHDGHMTDEVRDAARAVVHAGHEVIIATGRSLGAALPIIEQLGIERGYSVCSNGGVTLRVDSGTAEGFEILDRVTFDPRPALVALRERLPTAKYALEDDDGNFLATEPFQDASFGAETRTVDFEDMLDAAAVRVVVFSTDSTAEQFGEAVEAIGLHGVTYSVGWTAWLDIAAAGVTKASALELLRRRLDIDPAHTVAIGDGRNDIEMFIWAARSVAMGQSPDEVLAAATEVTASVYDDGAAKVLRSLL
- the dacB gene encoding D-alanyl-D-alanine carboxypeptidase/D-alanyl-D-alanine-endopeptidase, which produces MARSARMITAALLVAVFAVLAVPLGFAAVPTVVRALEKPEPTPAPTTPAIQLPPAELTPPAVVGTLEPTAPAPDHELLAAVLDAELVLDGPGEISAIVMDADSGESLFERGSDKPQLPASNQKLLTAAATMSTLDPEHRLTTAVVAGDRPNELVLVAGGDVLLTSRASNPDAVVGHAGLQTLAEETVATLDPADSPFTITVDDTLFVGPTLNAGWLPGDIAAGEIAPIYPLAINSSWVDESASGGTRSPDAALAGATAFRDALALAGGDAGLEFAAEVTRSQTPAEGGEQLAAVESATIAEQVEHMLLTSDNYLAETLARLAARASGQPASFGGATETIDRVLGELAVPTESLVVSDAAGLSPRNEVSPAQLAAVLRALAVSGDPALTAVLSGLPVAGLSGTLQERYEPDAPTAAGAGLVRAKTGTLNAVTALSGYVVTAEGRLLVFSFLAGGLEGNTGEARAAIDRATAALAGCGCR
- the tilS gene encoding tRNA lysidine(34) synthetase TilS, which gives rise to MIRRPRLSPVVANARNLLRRALEASNTPPGSLVLVACSGGPDSLALASVAAHLAKSGEYRVGAVVVDHGLHPESADVAVEAARKLTSLGLDPVTVRAVTVDQRGMGPEAAARTARFEALDTAAEEAGALAVLLGHTLDDQAEQVLLGLARGSGTRSLAGMPAQRGIYLRPFLGLLREETVEICRFEGLEPWQDPSNSDPFFARSRVRTEVLPYLEDQLGPGVARALYRTSRILAQDADYLDRLSLESFEQLQVRDGADLLLPEDALRSLPASLRQRILALAAVRLGGEQPSFERIRAAETLLERRGSAGPVQLGGFVSVHRQVRGKSVPQGDPSYGSLVFRNNRAPSSVAGAAPSKPSGAIGGFTGRPGRP